A genomic window from Lepisosteus oculatus isolate fLepOcu1 chromosome 27, fLepOcu1.hap2, whole genome shotgun sequence includes:
- the LOC138225348 gene encoding maestro heat-like repeat-containing protein family member 1 isoform X1 has product MEREGLPGLSVSELLCVPLQEPSVRLSLCRSVGMMAQAVRSASPSGAPSFPAKAELLATMMAFVKEQPSDALSRAVCLQALHACSTLSCSPELPAVQST; this is encoded by the exons ATGgagagagag GGCCTGCCTGGGCTGTCAGTGagtgagctgctgtgtgtccccCTGCAGGAGCCCAGTGTCAGACTGAGCCTGTGCCGCAGTGTGGGCATGATGGCACAGGCAGTGCGCAGCGCCAGTCCCTCCGGAGCTCCCAGCTTCCCTGCCAAGGCCGAGCTCCTGGCGAcaatgatg GCGTTTGTTAAAGAGCAGCCCAGTGATGCCCTGAGCCGAGCTGTCTGTCTGCAGGCCCTGCACGCCTGTTCCACACTGAG CTGCAGCCCAGAGCTCCCTGCAGTGCAGAGCACCTGA
- the LOC138225348 gene encoding maestro heat-like repeat-containing protein family member 1 isoform X2, with amino-acid sequence MEREEPSVRLSLCRSVGMMAQAVRSASPSGAPSFPAKAELLATMMAFVKEQPSDALSRAVCLQALHACSTLSCSPELPAVQST; translated from the exons ATGgagagagag GAGCCCAGTGTCAGACTGAGCCTGTGCCGCAGTGTGGGCATGATGGCACAGGCAGTGCGCAGCGCCAGTCCCTCCGGAGCTCCCAGCTTCCCTGCCAAGGCCGAGCTCCTGGCGAcaatgatg GCGTTTGTTAAAGAGCAGCCCAGTGATGCCCTGAGCCGAGCTGTCTGTCTGCAGGCCCTGCACGCCTGTTCCACACTGAG CTGCAGCCCAGAGCTCCCTGCAGTGCAGAGCACCTGA